The following coding sequences lie in one Oryctolagus cuniculus chromosome 7, mOryCun1.1, whole genome shotgun sequence genomic window:
- the LOC138850353 gene encoding tubulin alpha-1B chain-like: MKLTLQEGMTSASLRFDGALNVDLTEFQTNLVPYPRIHFPLATYAPVISAEKAYHEQLSVAEITNACFEPANQMVKCDPRHGKYMACCLLYRGDVVPKDVNAAIATIKTKRSIQFVDWCPTGFKVGINYQPPTVVPGGDLAKVQRAVCMLSNTTAIAEAWARLDHKFDLMYAKRAFVHWYVWEGMEEGEFSEAREDMAALEKDYEEVGVDSVEGEGEEEGEEY; encoded by the coding sequence atgaaattgacacttcaagaagggatgacttcGGCTTCCCTGCGGTTTGACGGAGCCCTGAATGTTGATCTGACAGAATTCCAGACCAACCTGGTGCCCTACCCCCGCATCCACTTCCCTCTGGCCACATACGCCCCCGTCATCTCTGCTGAGAAAGCCTACCATGAGCAGCTTTCTGTAGCAGAGATCACCAATGCCTGCTTTGAGCCGGCCAACCAGATGGTGAAATGTGACCCTCGCCATGGTAAATACATGGCTTGCTGCCTGCTGTACCGTGGCGACGTGGTTCCCAAAGATGTCAATGCTGCCATTGCTACCATCAAGACCAAGCGCAGCATCCAGTTTGTGGATTGGTGCCCCACTGGCTTCAAGGTTGGCATTAACTACCAGCCTCCCACGGTGGTGCCTGGTGGAGACCTGGCCAAGGTGCAGCGAGCTGTGTGCATGCTGAGCAACACCACAGCCATTGCTGAGGCCTGGGCTCGCCTGGACCACAAGTTTGACCTGATGTATGCCAAGCGTGCCTTTGTTCACTGGTACGTGTGGGAGGGCATGGAGGAGGGAGAGTTTTCTGAAGCTCGTGAGGACATGGCTGCCCTGGAGAAGGATTACGAGGAGGTTGGTGTGGATTCTGTTGAAGGTGAgggtgaggaggaaggagaggaataCTAA